The Psychrobacillus sp. FSL K6-4046 DNA window GTTGATATTCTAGGAGGGTGGGTCGATATAAAGGTTAGTAGAGTGAATGGGGGGTTAGGGGATGCTAGGTAAGTGGAATGCGATGGGGTTATCTATTCTTCGTAATATGAATCAGCATTGGTCGGTTGCTAATCGGTCGATGGAACGTCTTTCCTCTGGTTATCGGATTAACCGAGCTGCGGATGACCCGGCTGGTCTTGCTATTTCGGAGAAGATGAGGGCGCAGATTAGAGGTCTTGGTCAGGCGGCTCGTAATATTCAGGATGGTATTTCGTTGTTGCAAACAGCTGAGGGAGCACTTAATGAGACACATGCTATACTCCAACGTATGCGTGAGTTAGGAGTGCAGGCTGCGACCGATACTTTAACGGATGAGGATCGCAGCTTACTTAATATTGAGTTTGAGGAATTGAAAAAAGAGGTTACTAGAATCTCCAAGGATACTAATTTCAATACGAAAACCATGCTTGATGGCACTAACACCTCCATTAACATTCAGGCAGGGGCAAATGCAGGACAGTCTATTGAGCTCCTCTTTGGAGATATGTCAGGAGGAAGCCTTGGCTTGAATGATCTGTCGATTTCCTCAAGAGCTGATGCAGAAGATTCAATCGGTGGGTTAGACGATGCTATTAACAAGGTTTCTCGGGAAAGATCTCGGATGGGGGCATACTCGAATCGATTGGAGCACGCCTACAATAACGCGGTTAACATGGAAGAAAACTTAACTGCAGCGGAATCTCGTATACGTGACGTAGATATGGCAAAGGAAATGATGGCATTAGTGAAAGCTAATATACTAATGCAGGCCAGTCAATACGTACTAAGCATGCATATGCAACAGGCTCAATCTGTGCTGCAGCTATTAAATTCGCACAAACAATCGTGACACATTGTTCACGGTTGTTTTTTTGTACTGGAAATTATAAAATTCTGAACCTGTGGGTAAATTTATGTCTAGCTCCACCGCCTTGCCCCTCGGGTCAAATGGATAAAAGCTCCGGTGGCTGAGGAACTGCCTCCTCGCATTTCTCCATTTGCCTGTCGGGGCAGAGATAGGCGGTTGCGCTTTTCTTGATGTCTAGCTCCACCGCCTTGCCCCTCGGGGTCAAATGGATAAAAGCTCCGGTGGCTGAGGAGCTGCCTCCTCGCATTTCTCCATTTGCCTGTCGGGGCAGAGATAGGCGGTTGCGCTTTTCTTGATGTCTAGCTCCACCGCCTTGCCCCTCGGGGTCAAATGGATAAAAGCTCCGGTGGCTGAGGAGCTGCCTCCTCGCATTTCTCCATTTGCCTGTCGGGGCAGAGATAGGCGGTTACGCTTTTCTTATTTTGCCATCTACTTTGTTCTGAAATAGAAGCTTTGTAACCAAATATATACAAGAAGCTTTAGCATTTCACAATTTTTTACGTTAAGATAGGTTTATAGATTATAGAAAGAGGGAAAAAGGTATGAGGAAGGTCTCGGGATTAACTACATTCGTATTCCTATTAACATTATTACTTGCACCTATGTACACATGGGCAGCTCCAATTGATGAAGTCAGGCAACTGGTCAAGGAATATTACAAGGGAGAGCTCCAATCTAACATAACAGAACTGGACTCCATTGAATCCATAGTGGGGCAGTTAGATCCGTACTCTACCTACTTTACAAAGGAAGAGTTTGAAAGATACACAGATTCGATAAACAATAAACCCACTGGTATCGGGATCTCAATTGAAGAACATGAAAAAGGCATCCAAATAGTGAGCACGTTTGACGGTGCTCCAGCAAAGGAGGCTGGCATTGAGCCGGGAGACATTATTCTTTCTGTGGATGGGAATTCTACGGAGCGCATGTCTGTGCAGCAGGCTTCCTCACTGATCACAGGAAAAGCCGGTACAAAGGTTAACATAGAAGTGTTAAAGATTACAGGACAAAAACAGTCATACATATTAACAAGAAAAAGCTTTCAGGTTCCAGTTGTTTCTACTGAAATGTTATATGGAAACGTTGGCTATATAAGCATCAACTCCTTTTCAGAGGATGGCGCTTCCTTAGTCATTGCAGCAAAGGAGCGACTTGCAAAGAAAGGTGCGACCTCTTATATTTTAGATCTGCGCAATAATGGCGGGGGCTACGTAAACACTGCGGAGGAGCTAATTGGTTTATTTCCAAATAGTCCTCATGCGTATATGCTAATGCTAAAAAATCAGGTAGGTTTAGTAAAATCGATACCGCAAAAGGATTTATTTCCTAATAACACAAAGGTACTGATCAATGGCTATAGTGCGAGTGCATCTGAAATGACTGCGGCTGCACTATTAGATCACAAATCAGCTACTCTTTACGGACAACGAACTTATGGAAAGGGCTCCATGCAGTCGTTTTATCCATTGTCGGATGGGTCTTATCTAAAACTGACGGTGGCCGAATTTGCAGGACCTAAAGGCACTGTTGTGAATAAAACAGGGGTGCAGCCACAGGTGGTGACCAAAGAGGGAATGGAGCTTGAAAAGGCCCATTTAGATACGATTTTAGAAAGTTATCCATCTTATAAACGATTATCTAAACTAGAAAATGTAGCGCAGACAAAACAATTCACGGTTACATTTTCAGAAGCTGTTCAGCTGAATAAAAAAGAGGGAATCGAATTGATCGCATTAGGTGATACCAAGAAAATCCCTTTGAAAGTAGAACAAAAATCTACCAATCAAATTAAAGCAATACCGACAAAACTAGAAAAAGGAGCAGCCTACTTACTACTGATCCACCCTACCTTCCAATCTTCGAAAGACATTCAGATGGAACAAGGTGCTTACGTCGAGGTAACTGTTCAACAATAAGAGGGGGAACACTTGGTGTTTTTTGAATTTAGATTTTGGAAATATCTTTTCCATCAGCAAGACTTGGCGAATTCATTAAAGGATGCGACAGTGCGCGATTTTAAGGGACGTGTATGGATGGTCGCTTTGTTAGGCGTGCTTCTTTTTGCACTTCGCGATATCTGGGGGATGCACACAGAAGGACTTACGACTTTATTTGCAAAGGGATTTGGTGAAACCTATATTATTGCTAGAATTGTCTCCTTAATTGGAGCTATTCTTTGGTCGCTTGTTTACATGGCATTTTATTTTTTCCTCATTTCTTACGTGCTTCATAAGCTAACGAGCGTAGACTTATCTAAAGTTGCAGTGCTTCAATTATTTGTAGTCGGACTTCTTTTATTGGAAAAGGCATTTGTCTTTGTTATATACGCAATCGTTGGTTATACAACAGACTTTTCAGTACTATCGTTTGGACCACTAGCAGCGGTGTTTTTAGATAATGATTTCTTTGTTTACTTCTTTAATGAATTAAGTCTAATTACTGGCTTAATCATTGCGATTCAGTTTCAGTTCCTGCGTAACTACACAGAATTGTCTACTCGAAATCTAATCATTATCTTAATAGCAATTCCTATAGTATTGGCATTACTTGTGGCAGGCTTTGAAGTTCTTCCTATTGAAACATGGATTGAAGGGGGGCAAGCCGTATGAATAAATGGTTAGTAATAGGAGTTTCTATTATTGTTTCTACGTTTATAGCAGCAAACGCAATTCTGCTGTTCGAGGAAAATAGTGAGATTGCGAGAACGTACTACTTAAAGGATCATGAAACTGTTCAAACGAATACATATTCCAAGGAGCTAGAAAAAGAATCGGTTGTAGTACCGACCGATGCAGTCACGGTGACTGTCGATGTGGAACGAGTAAGTAATTTAGCGGTCTCAGAAGGTGAAGAAATAGGTGCTGATACCGAACTGGCTCAGCTAAAGCCAGATTTTGCTGAAGAGCAACGAGGCATATGGGAAACCGAGGTACAGGCCTATAGACAGGAACAGATGCAGTTAAATCAAATTATAAGTGACCTAGAGTATGAAAGATCGAATACAGAAGGGTCTTACACAGATACAGACACAGCTACTAGTAATACGAGTGATGAGGTAACAGATGTCAATGTCCAGGTGGATGTTCAGCTTTCTCAAGACGGAAGCTATTCACAGGCTATCGGAGCAGCAAAACAAAAGCTTGCGGAGGTAGACCGTCAGCTACAGATCATGGAAGCTCAGCTAAACCAGGAGCCAGGGGCAATGTCACTGATTAGCCCAATCGCAGGAACCGTTGGGTCGATTGAGAATAAAGACGGTAAATACTTTATCGAGATATATTCCGTAGAGAAATCATTGCTTACCTTCGTGCCTGAGAAGGAATGGCATAAGCTAGAAGCAGGAATGCTCGTACGAAATTATTCTTCACATAGCGAATCTATGGCAGAGGGAACGATTGCAACAATCACACAAGTCCCTGCAAATGGCTCTCCTTGGCTTTCGGCATATAAACAATATGACGCGCAATCAGAGGAGCCACTTTACGAGGTAATGATCCAACTAAACGAGCAGCCAGAACAGCTACCGTTCGCCGCAAACATGAACTCTGCCATTACAACAGAACAAGCAGAGAACGCAGTAACGATAAAAAGAGAATGGCTTTTAAACCCGACAAGGGAACAAGCCGAGCTTTACTTGTTAACTCCTGAAGGGAAGATTACACGAACTGCAGTAAATACTCCATTCCATTTAAACAAGCATGCTGTCGTATCAACAGGACTTGAAAATGGCATGATCGTCCTAGACGATAAACCAAAAGCAGAGATGGCCCCAGCCTTCCTACCGTTCCCGTTGGAGACACCGTCATGGACGAGCATCAAGGCAGTTAGCTGGAAGGATTACGTTAAATACCTTACCTATAAATAATGGTATTCTATTAAAAAGAGGATGTATGTTCACTAGGTGAGCGCATACATCCTCTTTTTTTTGATTAAAAGTGGTTGACCCGTTGCGGGATTATTACAAGTGCCTGGCACCTGTAATAATTTATTGGGTGATTGTAGTAATTTATAGCTGGATTGTTGTAAATCTGGGGTGGCCAGCGCGGCTTGGGTTTGATTGTAGTAAAGTAGCTATGGATTGTAGGAAACTACCCTCGGATTGTCGTAAATTTTTCTCGTCCGATCGATGCTTGGGTTTGATTGCTATCTTAATCTATCAAAAACGATTACTAATACTTAACATATTAATATTACTTCGCTATACTAAAGATTAATCTAAATTGAAAGTAAGGCGAATAACTATATGAACAACCAGTGGAAAATTTACGGTATACTCGTACTCGTTATGTTAATATGGGGCGCTAATCTTCCGATGCTTAAATATTTGATCGCAGAGGTATCCCCAGTAACCCTGACCGCCTTCCGTATTTTTACAGCTGGTGTTACAGTTTTTCTTATTTTATGGAAAATGAAAATGATTCGAAAGCCTTCGAAGCAGGAATGGAAATATATTGCGATAGGGTCTTTGACTAACGTAGTAATCCATCACTATTTCCTGAATATAGGGCTCTCGGTTACAAGTGGAACACACGGAGCACTGATCCTAGGGACAGGGCCAATGCTTACAGCGATAGCAGGAGCATTTATCCTAAGGTATTTTCCTTCTTTGATTCAATGGCTAGGTCTGGTATTAGGGATAATTGGGGTAAGCCTTTCTGTAGTAGGCGGTGGTGACTTAGGGGGCTCTGCCATCGGAGACTTCTTTGTATTCCTTGCTATACTTGCACAGGTCATGAGCTATATGGTGATAAGTAAGGCTGCAAGAACATTGGATCCAAGACTGCTGACAGCATATATGCTTGTAATCGGCTCATTTATATTAATGATTATCAGCTTTATACAGGAGCCAGGAGCAATTGTTCAATTTACAGAAGTAGATCCAGTATTCTGGTTGATTTTCTTTGCCTCTGCGATCCTAGGCACAGCAGTTGGTCACATGCTATACAACTACTCGATAGGTCAAGCGGGTGCAACTAAATCAGCGATATTCATGAACCTAAACACTATTTTCTCATTAGTATTCTCTGCCATTTTCTTAAACGAAGTGCTAGGGTGGAATCATCTGGCCAGCCTAATCTTCATCATAGCCGGGGTAATACTCGGCTCAGGAGCAGCAGAGGATCTATGGAAAAAGCATAAAAAGAAAAAAGCAGCTGCCTGATATTCGGTAGCTGCTTTTTCATTGTTGCGTGAGTATTACAGGTGCCTGGCACCCGTAATGTATTTAAAACATTATGACAAGTGCCAGGCACCTGTAATAAAACAAACTAAAAAAATATAAAAAGTTTGCTAGCGACCCCCACAAAAATGAGTGAGCCTTCGAATAACTAGGTGTCCGGGTATTACTTGGACAAAAATTTATACGAGGTGATTATATGCAGAATTGGAAGAAGACTGGTGCTGCTCTATTAGTGGCAACTTTGACAGTATCAGGCGCAGGCTATGCTTGGGCGAACAGTAATTACGACACCGTAAACATTAATGACGTAAACAAAAACACACAGGAAACATCGTCAGCTTCTGAGACAGCACAGGTAACGCCGACTCAAGCGGTTGCAGCAACATCAACGACTGCAGCAACTGAACAAACGACTACAAACAAGGATCTTCCCGTGGAATTGGCAACCGAAAAGCTAGTTGGATTGGTGAAGGCATATGAAACTGCTAGTAATGATGACGCAAAAGCAGCAATCTTGAACGTGATTAATCGAGTTATTGCAGAGTATGAAACGACTCAAAAAGATATCTACCAAAAGAAAGCTCCAGAGCTTACGGCTGCAATCGATCGATTAATCGTGTTATTCAAAGATTATCAGCAAGCACCTAATGCAGACAAAAAAGCAGCAATTATCGCTCAAGTAAAAACTGTAGTTACGGAGCTGCAAAATTATTTAGCTAAACAAGAGGACCCTAAAGAAAATACACCACCAGTCATTGTTCCTCCAATTAAGGATAAAGACAAAGACAAAGCAGACAGAGATAAGAAAAAAGCAGAGTTAGAAAAGAAAAAGGCTGAAGAAAAAGCAGCTAAGGAAGCAGCAAAAGCTGCGGCCGAAGCAAAAAGAGCGCAAGAAAAGGCAGAACGCGAAGCAGCAAAAGCTGCAAAGCAAGCAGAAATAGAAGCAGCGAAAAAAGCTAAAGCCGCTGAATTGGCTGCAAAAAAAGCAGCTCAGGAACAAAAGAAAGCTGAACAGAAACCAAAGCATCCTAATGGTAAAGATGAAAACCGTCATCACAAGGGACCAAAGCACAATCAACAACCAAAACATGATAAGCATCAAAAACATAAAGATCACCATAACAAGCATGACCACAAACATGGTCATCATGGGCAAGGAAAAAATGATAGAAATTAATCATATTTCAGAATACCGCTTTTCATTTCCCGGATAGACAGATACAATACAGGTTTATACGGAACTAATGGGAACGGAGGGTATATATGCTTTTGTCCATCATTCATGGCCTCTTCAAATCAAAACAGAATAAAAGAAAGCTAGAATTTGGGACAATGGCTGGCGATGAGGAGGCAATCAATGACCTCCTCTTAGCCAATACCTCCTTTATAAAGAAAACGGCAGCTTACATTTGCAAGCGGCCAATCGATGAACAGGATGAAGAATATAGCATCGCGCTTAATGGATTTCATGAAGCGGTCCTTGCATTCAATCCTGAGGAAAATGCATCCTTACAAACACTTGCACATCTTATTATAAAAAGGCGACTTGTTGACTTTATTCGAAAGGAAGCTACCCGCAAGGAAAAGGTGCTTCTACTCCAAACGGGGACTACCGAGGATAGAATAGACGAGCAGCATTATATATGGAACGAGCAATCCATTGAATCATACACAGAAGAACAGCGAGCGGAAGCAAGAAGAGAGGAACTGGTCCGTTATGGGGAGCTGCTAGCAACTTATAACTTGTCATTTGATGAGTTGACGGCTTCAGCACCAAAGCACAAGGATACACGGAAAACTGCCTTTCTAGTGGCACAAATTATTTCCGAATCCGAAGAGCTTTACGAGTCCTTTATCCAGCATAAAAAGCTTCCGCTCAAGAATATCGAAGCACTGGTAGATGTATCGCGAAAAACGTTGGAACGGCATCGCAAATATATGATTGCCGTCGTACTGCTACTCAACAGTGACTTCGTTTATATAAAAGATTATGTGAAGGGAGAAATCATATGATGCGCAACTTTCGAGGCGTTGTCTGTGAGAAGAAAGATGATTACTATGTCTTTCTCACAAGTGAGGGCGAATTTCTGCGCGGTACCCCATTGGTTGATGACCCAATGATCGGATCCGAAGCAGAATTTCAATTGCTAGAAGCAAAAGCTCCATTTTTACTGACACAAATAAAGCCTAAAATTCTAGCCCCAATACTTGTCGCGGCAATTGTTCTCATATTTTGTGTCGCATCTTTGATCCCTCAGCAAACGAGTGCTTATGCTTACGTACAATTAGAAGGTGAGCATGCTGTCGAAATCGGTGTAGATGAGGACGGGCAGGTTATTTCACTCCGTTCTCTCGATGAAGACACTCCTATCGATATTAATAATTGGGAGGACCTAGCTCTTGCTGCTGTCTTAGTCCACGCAGTCAAGCAGGTAGGAGCAGCTCAGGATGAATTAGTAATCACAACCGTTTATGAGAATGAAACCAATCAAGAAGTAAAAGCTCAAGTAAACGAAGCGGTAAAAGAAGTAAAGGCAGTACAACCAAAGCAACATATTAATGTAACAGAAAGCTCTGCAGAAGAACGCAAAAAAGCAAACGAAAATAACACATCGATTCAAAAGTACAAACAAAAAGAACAACAACCAGTTAAAGAAAACAAAAGCAGTGTAGAACAACAAAACAATTCCAGTGTAGATAAACAAAATAAAACCAGTGTAGAACAACAAAATAATTCCAGTGCAAAGCAACAAAAAAAATCCAGTGTAGATGAAAAACAAAAAAACAGTGTAGAAAAGCAAAAACCAGTCGTTCCAGCTCCATCTCCAGCTGCCACCCAGAAGCCGGAGAAAGAGAAAAAGGAACAACCAAACAAACATGAAAATGCATCAAAAAATAAAACTCATAATCCCGAAAACAAACTAAACCATAACCAGTCAAAAGACAAGCCGAAACACTCGAACGACCGTAAACACAAGGATGAAAAACAACACCCATCCAGGAACGATCACAAAGGTGTAGGTCCAAAAGACAATAATAAAGGGCACGACAAACCGAAAAACAATCATCACAATGGCAACAATCAAGGCAACCACCATAGAGACAAGAATAACAACCATAGGCCATGAGCTTCTACTTTGCTGTAAGTATGTGTAGACTCATGGGCCACATTAAAAATGCTTTGTCTTATTAGACGAGGCATTTTTTTTCGTATAAATGGAGAAGCGGTCGGTTTTTTTCGATAATCGGTTGGTTCAGTAACAGAATCGGTCGGTTTTCCCGAATAATCGGTCGGTTCCAAATACCAAATAAATCCCAAGCCCCTTCCATTTCTCTATCCTAATATAATAGCCACAAAAAAAGCAGAAACGCTGTTAGATCAGGATTCCTGCTTTTTTGAGGTTAAATTCGAACCATTCCATTTCCTTTATTAACACTGTTTCCTTAATAAGGAAACTTTTTTAATATGCTTCGAAATAATTAAAAGAGTTTGGCATAATTGAATTCGTTTTTCATACAATGAATATTAGCCTAGGAGGTTTATCACATGATTCCAAATAGTATAAAGGTAACAATTATTACATTTTTATCCATAATATTTTTTGTCCAAATTAATTCAGTAGCGTTGGCAGAAAACTCGAGTGAAAAAAATTACTATGTTTCTCCAAAAGGTAAAGATGCTAATCCTGGTACTAAAAAGAAACCGTGGAAGACAATACAGCATGCTGCAAAGGTGCTTGAACCCGGTGATACGGTGTTTGTACGAGGAGGGGTCTACTCCGAATTCATTCATATAACAAAATCAGGCTCTAAAAATCTTGGGAATATCACTTTTCAATCATTTCCAGGAGAGGTGGCCATTCTGGAAGGCAAAAAATTAACAGTAACATCAGCTAAGAGAGCCTTCTTTTATATAGATAATGCAAGTTATATCCGAATTGAAGGATTTGAGTTAAGAAACCTAAAAACGAGAAAACAGAATCGATATCCGGTCGGAATACTGGTAAAAGGCGGAAGTAGCAATATTCATCTTTCCGATAATAACATTCACCATATTGAAAATAAATCTCGAAAAGGAAATGCGCATGGCATTCTCATTTATGGGAATACCTCCAACGCTATGAGTAGCATTACGGTTAATAACAATGAGATTCACCATCTGAAACTCGGAAGCAGTGAGGCACTTACCTTTAGTGGGAATATACAACAGTTCGCTATTACGCACAATGAAATCCATCATAATAACAACATTGGAATTGATGTTGCAGGGTTTTACAATGCTTGTGAAACAGACGACTGCGTAGATCAAGCGAGAGATGGAATCATCGCAAACAATAAAGTCTATAAAAATAGCTCTAAAAGAAATGTATCATACAAAGAATATTCAGCTGGTGGAATTTATGCAGATGGTTCTACTCAGCTTACTATTGTAAATAATATAGTAGCTTACAATGATTTCGGAATTGAGCTAGCAAGCGAGAAGGAAGGAAAAACGTCTAGTGAGATTGATGTGAAAAATAATATTATTTACTCCAATAATGGAGCCGGAATAATTGCGGGAGGGGCAGAAAAAAACAATGGAGGTTCGAGCAACAATAACATAGTGAGCAATGTTCTCATGTTTAATGACCAGTCAGATGAAGGCTATGGAGAAATAACGTTGCAATGGAATACAAAAGAAAACCAAATTTTAAATAATCTAATATACAGCAAGGAAAAAGATGAATACCTCCAAAACTTAGGGGACGACGCAATGAGTAATATTTATCTTAACAACACTATTCATTCATTTGAAGAGAAACCTTTTTTCTTTGCACCAGTAACAGCTTTCTTTAAAAACTTACGTTGGTGGTAAATGATCTTCTACAATTTGATGGAGAGGGATGTTATTTATTTGAGAGTTTTAATAACAGGTGGATATGGCTTTATCGGTTCTCATGTAGCCGACCGATATTTTAAAGAAGGCTATGATGTATTTATCTTGGATGATTTATCTACCGGAAATAAAGAACATATCAAGTTCAAGCATAAGAGTTATATCGTTTCTGTGGAAGATAAAAAATGTGAAGAAATTTTTCGTTCGTATCACTTCGATGTGGTCATTCATTTGGCAGCCCAGGTTAGTGTAATGAAATCTATTTTAGATCCAAAACGAGATACAGAAATTAATGCAGTAGGTTTAGTGAATATATTATCCCTATCTCACAAGTATAAAGTAGGGAAATTTATTTTTGCGTCGTCTGCTGCAGTTTATGGGGCTAATGAACAGCTTCCCTTACAGGAAACTAATAGGTGTAATCCTATCTCTCCTTATGGTATGAGTAAGTGGTTAGGAGAATCATATTGTGAAAAATGGCGAGAACTATATAGCTATGAAAGTGTCGTCTTTCGATTCTCTAATGTGTATGGGCCTCGTCAAGGCAATACAGGAGAAGGTGGAGTCATCTCTACTTTCTTAGAGAGAATAACGGAAGGTAAATATTTGGATATTTATGGAGATGGAGAACAAACACGAGATTTCATCTATGTAGGCGATGTTGCAGACGCCATTTATCGGACGTCAAACTCTAATTTAAGTGGAATTTACAACTTGTCCACGAATAGTGAAATAAGCATAAATGAGTTGGTCGGTTTGATGGAGGAGCTTCATGGAGAAACAGAGGTTGCCTACACTGCTGCCAAGGAAGGAGACATTCAGCGTTCCTCTCTATCAAATGAAAAGGTAGTAAACGATTTAGACTGGAGCCCAATGTTTAGTATGAAACGGGGTTTGGAGCAGACATATGAGTGGATCAAGGATAAAAAAACGAAACAGACGTCCGAAAAAACAGTTACTTCTTCCAAAAAAGCTCCTAGCCTCTTCAAACAATTTCAGCCCTATATAGAAAATGTGCTGGTATTCTCTGTGATTGCTTGGTTAACTCTAGCAAACCAAGTGAGCGTCTTGAATATAGTAGACTTTGCCTTATTTTATATATTAATTATAGGTGTGATTTATGGGAACAGGCAGTCTATTATAGCTGTGTGCCTTTCTATTGGACTCCTCATCTTTGAAAAAATACTTGAAGGTAGAGAATTGATCTCCCTTACGTACGATACCTCTTTCCTCTTACAAGTGGCACTCTTTCTATCCATAGGGCTTATTGTAGGCTACTCAATTGAACGAAAGAACAACCTATTAAAAGAACAAAAAAGTAAACTGGAGGAGCATGAAGATCGCTATTCTTTTTTAAGTGACATGCATGCAGAGATGAGAGAAGTAAAAAAAGAGCTGCAATTGCGCGTGCTCAATACAGGAGACGGACTTGGAAAAATACATTATCTCCTGAAAGAGTTAGATACCCTAGACCCTGAACGTATTTATTTGAACAGTATAGATGTGCTGCAAAAAATGATGAAGGTAAAAAAAGTGTCTATATATAAGTTTTCGAATGACAATGCCTCCTACAAATTAGTAGCAGATTCAGGCTCCTTTAAATCTTCTGCAACTCTGAAGGTAGAAGATGATTATGTTCAGCAAATAGCAAACAAGAAAAGTATTTTTGTGAATAAAACACTCCTCCCCAATGCCCCTTTAATGGCTGCCTGCCTGTCAAATGGTGAAGAAAAAATAGCACTTATTACAATTGATGACTTAGAATTCGAGCATATTTCACTTTATCATGAAAACCTATTTAAAATTATTACAGAATTGATAGAAGCTGCACTAGTTAGGGCGCTACACTTTCAAAGCCTGTCTGAGCAAGAACATTTTCTGGCGCAGAGTCCAGTATTAAAGGAATCTGTCTTCCAAAAAATTCTTCAAACGAAAAGAGAAGCATATACCAAATTTCAAATACCATATCTTCTGTTAGAAGGAATGATAAATGAGGAAACCTTCATTCATGATGTCACAGAAATATCCAAAGAAATTGATGAAACAGATTATATAGGAGAGAGCAACGAGCATCATCTACTAGTTTTGCTTGCTAATACTTCTAAGCAAGCAGGTGAGCAACTAGTATCCAGGCTAAGTGAAAAAGGCATTGTATTAAAGCTAGTAGAAGGAGAGCTTTAAATGATGTACGTCTATGTAATTTACCTTATATTATCGGCTATCATTTTATTTTTCATCACACAGAGAAACGTAAAGGAATGGATACTGAAGATCATAGTTGTCAGTTTTCTACCTGTTATCGGGTGGCTTTTGCCCATTCAGTGGCCAAAAAGGGCGATAGTAAACAAGGGAGATGAGCTAGATAGCTATATTAATCAGATGAATGAGGATA harbors:
- a CDS encoding flagellin, whose amino-acid sequence is MLGKWNAMGLSILRNMNQHWSVANRSMERLSSGYRINRAADDPAGLAISEKMRAQIRGLGQAARNIQDGISLLQTAEGALNETHAILQRMRELGVQAATDTLTDEDRSLLNIEFEELKKEVTRISKDTNFNTKTMLDGTNTSINIQAGANAGQSIELLFGDMSGGSLGLNDLSISSRADAEDSIGGLDDAINKVSRERSRMGAYSNRLEHAYNNAVNMEENLTAAESRIRDVDMAKEMMALVKANILMQASQYVLSMHMQQAQSVLQLLNSHKQS
- the sigI gene encoding RNA polymerase sigma-I factor, encoding MLLSIIHGLFKSKQNKRKLEFGTMAGDEEAINDLLLANTSFIKKTAAYICKRPIDEQDEEYSIALNGFHEAVLAFNPEENASLQTLAHLIIKRRLVDFIRKEATRKEKVLLLQTGTTEDRIDEQHYIWNEQSIESYTEEQRAEARREELVRYGELLATYNLSFDELTASAPKHKDTRKTAFLVAQIISESEELYESFIQHKKLPLKNIEALVDVSRKTLERHRKYMIAVVLLLNSDFVYIKDYVKGEII
- a CDS encoding S41 family peptidase, which codes for MRKVSGLTTFVFLLTLLLAPMYTWAAPIDEVRQLVKEYYKGELQSNITELDSIESIVGQLDPYSTYFTKEEFERYTDSINNKPTGIGISIEEHEKGIQIVSTFDGAPAKEAGIEPGDIILSVDGNSTERMSVQQASSLITGKAGTKVNIEVLKITGQKQSYILTRKSFQVPVVSTEMLYGNVGYISINSFSEDGASLVIAAKERLAKKGATSYILDLRNNGGGYVNTAEELIGLFPNSPHAYMLMLKNQVGLVKSIPQKDLFPNNTKVLINGYSASASEMTAAALLDHKSATLYGQRTYGKGSMQSFYPLSDGSYLKLTVAEFAGPKGTVVNKTGVQPQVVTKEGMELEKAHLDTILESYPSYKRLSKLENVAQTKQFTVTFSEAVQLNKKEGIELIALGDTKKIPLKVEQKSTNQIKAIPTKLEKGAAYLLLIHPTFQSSKDIQMEQGAYVEVTVQQ
- a CDS encoding DMT family transporter, with amino-acid sequence MNNQWKIYGILVLVMLIWGANLPMLKYLIAEVSPVTLTAFRIFTAGVTVFLILWKMKMIRKPSKQEWKYIAIGSLTNVVIHHYFLNIGLSVTSGTHGALILGTGPMLTAIAGAFILRYFPSLIQWLGLVLGIIGVSLSVVGGGDLGGSAIGDFFVFLAILAQVMSYMVISKAARTLDPRLLTAYMLVIGSFILMIISFIQEPGAIVQFTEVDPVFWLIFFASAILGTAVGHMLYNYSIGQAGATKSAIFMNLNTIFSLVFSAIFLNEVLGWNHLASLIFIIAGVILGSGAAEDLWKKHKKKKAAA
- a CDS encoding NAD-dependent epimerase/dehydratase family protein; translation: MRVLITGGYGFIGSHVADRYFKEGYDVFILDDLSTGNKEHIKFKHKSYIVSVEDKKCEEIFRSYHFDVVIHLAAQVSVMKSILDPKRDTEINAVGLVNILSLSHKYKVGKFIFASSAAVYGANEQLPLQETNRCNPISPYGMSKWLGESYCEKWRELYSYESVVFRFSNVYGPRQGNTGEGGVISTFLERITEGKYLDIYGDGEQTRDFIYVGDVADAIYRTSNSNLSGIYNLSTNSEISINELVGLMEELHGETEVAYTAAKEGDIQRSSLSNEKVVNDLDWSPMFSMKRGLEQTYEWIKDKKTKQTSEKTVTSSKKAPSLFKQFQPYIENVLVFSVIAWLTLANQVSVLNIVDFALFYILIIGVIYGNRQSIIAVCLSIGLLIFEKILEGRELISLTYDTSFLLQVALFLSIGLIVGYSIERKNNLLKEQKSKLEEHEDRYSFLSDMHAEMREVKKELQLRVLNTGDGLGKIHYLLKELDTLDPERIYLNSIDVLQKMMKVKKVSIYKFSNDNASYKLVADSGSFKSSATLKVEDDYVQQIANKKSIFVNKTLLPNAPLMAACLSNGEEKIALITIDDLEFEHISLYHENLFKIITELIEAALVRALHFQSLSEQEHFLAQSPVLKESVFQKILQTKREAYTKFQIPYLLLEGMINEETFIHDVTEISKEIDETDYIGESNEHHLLVLLANTSKQAGEQLVSRLSEKGIVLKLVEGEL
- a CDS encoding right-handed parallel beta-helix repeat-containing protein, which encodes MIPNSIKVTIITFLSIIFFVQINSVALAENSSEKNYYVSPKGKDANPGTKKKPWKTIQHAAKVLEPGDTVFVRGGVYSEFIHITKSGSKNLGNITFQSFPGEVAILEGKKLTVTSAKRAFFYIDNASYIRIEGFELRNLKTRKQNRYPVGILVKGGSSNIHLSDNNIHHIENKSRKGNAHGILIYGNTSNAMSSITVNNNEIHHLKLGSSEALTFSGNIQQFAITHNEIHHNNNIGIDVAGFYNACETDDCVDQARDGIIANNKVYKNSSKRNVSYKEYSAGGIYADGSTQLTIVNNIVAYNDFGIELASEKEGKTSSEIDVKNNIIYSNNGAGIIAGGAEKNNGGSSNNNIVSNVLMFNDQSDEGYGEITLQWNTKENQILNNLIYSKEKDEYLQNLGDDAMSNIYLNNTIHSFEEKPFFFAPVTAFFKNLRWW